The following are encoded in a window of Bacillus sp. SORGH_AS_0510 genomic DNA:
- a CDS encoding phosphatidate cytidylyltransferase, producing the protein MKQRIITGVVAAALFLPIVFYGGFPLVLLTYFLATIGLYELLKMKNLSIFSVHGFLSVLFLWVLLFPEKEYSEVIQTFYYSKTEIGIALILLLLTYTVITKNRFTFEDVSFSLLSALYVGIGFYFFFETRQEGGLVFIFYSLFMIWATDSGAYFIGKAMGKRKLWPEISPNKTVEGSIGGVICAVIVSVLFVLFTDIHASLIGITVALSVFGQIGDLVESAFKRHFNVKDSGNILPGHGGILDRFDSLLFVWPLLHFFHLWV; encoded by the coding sequence ATGAAGCAAAGAATTATCACAGGAGTCGTAGCAGCGGCATTATTTTTGCCCATTGTATTTTATGGGGGATTTCCCCTTGTTTTATTAACATACTTTTTAGCGACCATCGGGTTATATGAACTGCTAAAAATGAAAAACCTTTCTATTTTTTCTGTTCATGGATTCCTTTCGGTACTTTTTCTATGGGTCTTGCTTTTCCCTGAAAAGGAGTATTCTGAAGTAATACAAACCTTCTATTATTCAAAAACTGAAATTGGGATCGCATTGATTCTCTTATTATTGACGTATACAGTAATTACAAAAAATCGCTTTACCTTTGAGGACGTTTCTTTCTCCTTACTGTCTGCCTTATACGTAGGAATTGGTTTCTACTTTTTCTTTGAGACAAGGCAAGAGGGTGGACTTGTTTTTATTTTTTATTCCTTATTTATGATATGGGCAACTGATTCTGGTGCTTACTTTATTGGTAAGGCAATGGGTAAAAGAAAGCTATGGCCTGAAATTAGTCCCAATAAGACCGTTGAAGGCTCTATAGGTGGAGTCATATGTGCAGTCATAGTCTCCGTTCTATTTGTACTATTCACCGACATTCATGCATCTTTAATAGGAATTACTGTCGCACTATCAGTTTTTGGACAAATTGGTGATTTAGTCGAATCTGCATTTAAGCGCCATTTTAACGTAAAAGATTCAGGAAATATATTACCTGGTCATGGTGGTATTTTAGACCGATTTGATAGTTTATTATTTGTGTGGCCGTTATTGCACTTTTTTCATCTATGGGTGTAG
- the frr gene encoding ribosome recycling factor: MPKQVIATTKDRMTKAVQSYTRELATIRAGRASASLLDRITVDYYGAPTPVNQMAGISTPEARLLVIQPYDKSILGDIEKAILKSDLGLNPTNDGSVIRIAIPQLTEERRKELVKLVKKESEDAKVAIRNIRRDGNDDLKKLEKNGEITEDALRGYSDDIQKLTDEYIQKIDQITKDKEKEILEV, encoded by the coding sequence ATGCCAAAACAAGTTATTGCTACTACGAAGGATCGTATGACAAAAGCCGTTCAATCATATACTCGTGAACTAGCTACAATCCGTGCAGGAAGAGCGAGTGCATCCTTACTTGACCGTATTACAGTTGATTATTATGGTGCTCCAACTCCTGTCAATCAAATGGCTGGTATCTCTACTCCGGAAGCTCGCCTACTTGTTATTCAACCCTATGATAAATCAATCCTTGGTGATATCGAAAAGGCGATTCTTAAATCTGACTTAGGATTAAATCCAACAAACGACGGATCAGTGATTCGTATTGCTATTCCACAACTAACAGAAGAACGTCGTAAAGAGCTAGTTAAGTTAGTTAAAAAAGAATCAGAAGATGCAAAAGTTGCCATTCGAAATATTCGCCGTGATGGAAACGATGACTTGAAGAAGCTTGAGAAAAATGGTGAAATCACTGAAGATGCACTTCGTGGTTATTCCGATGACATCCAAAAGCTTACAGATGAATATATTCAAAAAATCGACCAAATCACGAAAGATAAAGAAAAAGAAATTTTGGAAGTATAA
- a CDS encoding PolC-type DNA polymerase III, with protein MSEHALGNKERFQLLLQQLQLIEDAVVVHFNNAQIERLMVEKKARKWHFQFLFEKILPFNVYMRFTTQLERTFSNIATVSYEIKVPNPSSTPELLLEYWSHCIQQIDGISPPLLKLLNEQMPVVSGNKLTITVRNEAEGLALKRKYGSVIGDIFQTFGFPMFSIETDLKADESNEEYEKFLLAKQKEDQERALLAMVEMQKQDAEKEQGSGDVPDGPLNIGLTIKDDSDFRSMIEIVDEERRVAVEGYIFDAEIRELRSGRSLLTFKITDYTSSLMVKMFSRDKEDAALFQRVKKGMWVKVRGSIQNDTFVRDLVMIGNDINEIKPIQRKDTAPEDEKRVELHLHTPMSQMDAVTPVSALIAQAKKWGHKAIAVTDHAVAQSFPEAYGAGKKNDIKILYGVEVNLVDDGVPIAYNDAHRLLAEDTFVVFDVETTGLSAVYDTIIELAAVKVQGGEIIDRFESFANPHHRLSATTINLTGITDDMVQNAPEVGEVIRNFYGWIGDAVLVAHNASFDMGFLNVGYKQIGLEKAKNPVIDTLELGRFLYPELKNHRLNTLAKKFDIELTQHHRAIYDAEATGYLLLKMLKDAHEKGIQFHDELNDNMGKGNAYQRARPYHCTLLAQTEAGLKNLFKLVSISHIEYFYRVPRLPRSVLQKYREGILVGSGCNKGEVFEGMMQKSPEEVEAYAGFYDYLEVMPKEVNAPLIEMELVRDEKAMEDIIGKIVALGDKLGIPVVATGNVHYLNENDKIYRKILVNSQGGANPLNRHELPDVHFRTTNEMLDAFSFLGKDKAKEIVVTNSNKIADMIDAIKPIKDDLYTPKIEGADEEMREMSYAMAHKIYGNPLPEIVEARLEKELKSIIGHGFAVIYLISHKLVKKSLDDGYLVGSRGSVGSSLVATMTEITEVNPLPPHYVCPTCKHSEFFNDGSVGSGFDLPDKDCPQCGDKYRKDGHDIPFETFLGFKGDKVPDIDLNFSGEYQPRAHNYTKVLFGEEYVYRAGTIGTVADKTAFGYVKAYQQDNNLQLRGAEVERLASGCTGVKRTTGQHPGGIIVIPDYMDVYDFTPIQFPADDRNSEWKTTHFDFHSIHDNVLKLDILGHDDPTVIRMLQDLSGIDPKTIPTDDPEVMKIFSGTESLGVTEQQIMCKTGTLGIPEFGTRFVRQMLEDTKPTTFSELVQISGLSHGTDVWLGNAQELIHNQICNLSEVIGCRDDIMVYLIYQGLEPSFAFKIMESVRKGKGLSEEMEAEMRKNEVPEWYIDSCKKIKYMFPKAHAAAYVLMAVRIAYFKVHLPLLYYAAYFTVRAEDFEIEVMSRGPEAIRAKIEEINAKGLEASNKEKNLLTVMELSLEMTERGFVFQNYDLYKSAASEFIIEGNTLIPPFNSIPGLGTNAAFNIVKARENGEFLSKEDLQQRGKVSKTILEYLDKQGCLNALPEANQLSLF; from the coding sequence ATGAGCGAACATGCCCTAGGCAATAAAGAGCGATTCCAACTCTTGCTCCAGCAGCTGCAATTGATCGAAGATGCTGTAGTAGTGCATTTTAACAATGCACAAATTGAAAGATTAATGGTAGAAAAGAAAGCAAGGAAATGGCATTTCCAATTCTTATTTGAAAAAATTCTTCCTTTTAATGTGTATATGCGGTTTACCACACAGCTGGAAAGAACTTTTTCAAATATTGCTACTGTTTCATATGAAATTAAAGTGCCTAATCCAAGCAGTACACCAGAACTTTTATTAGAATATTGGAGTCATTGTATTCAACAAATAGATGGAATTTCTCCACCACTGTTAAAACTATTAAATGAGCAAATGCCGGTCGTAAGTGGAAATAAACTAACAATCACCGTAAGAAATGAGGCAGAAGGTTTAGCCTTAAAACGTAAATATGGATCTGTCATAGGGGATATTTTTCAAACCTTTGGCTTTCCTATGTTTTCTATTGAGACAGATTTAAAAGCGGATGAAAGTAATGAGGAGTACGAAAAGTTTCTTCTTGCCAAACAAAAGGAAGACCAGGAACGCGCTCTTCTTGCTATGGTTGAAATGCAAAAACAGGATGCAGAAAAGGAACAAGGTTCTGGAGATGTGCCTGATGGCCCGCTCAACATTGGACTTACAATTAAGGATGATAGCGACTTCCGCAGTATGATTGAGATCGTCGATGAAGAACGACGAGTTGCTGTTGAGGGATATATTTTTGATGCGGAAATTAGAGAGCTTCGCAGCGGCCGTTCCTTATTAACCTTTAAAATTACCGACTATACAAGCTCGCTAATGGTAAAAATGTTCTCTCGTGATAAAGAAGATGCAGCTCTTTTCCAACGCGTGAAAAAGGGAATGTGGGTTAAGGTTCGAGGAAGCATTCAAAACGATACATTTGTCCGAGACCTAGTCATGATCGGAAATGATATTAATGAAATTAAGCCTATTCAGCGAAAGGATACTGCACCTGAAGATGAAAAACGGGTAGAACTGCATTTGCATACCCCAATGAGTCAAATGGACGCAGTTACACCTGTTAGTGCGTTAATCGCTCAGGCAAAAAAATGGGGTCATAAAGCCATTGCAGTAACTGACCATGCTGTTGCTCAATCTTTCCCAGAAGCATATGGTGCTGGAAAGAAAAACGATATAAAAATACTTTACGGCGTAGAAGTTAATTTAGTTGATGATGGCGTGCCGATTGCCTACAATGATGCACACCGACTGCTTGCCGAGGATACGTTTGTTGTATTTGACGTAGAAACAACGGGACTTTCAGCCGTATATGATACCATTATTGAATTAGCTGCTGTAAAGGTACAGGGTGGCGAAATTATTGATCGTTTCGAGTCATTTGCCAACCCGCATCATCGACTATCTGCGACAACGATCAACTTAACAGGCATAACGGATGATATGGTCCAAAATGCACCTGAAGTTGGAGAAGTGATAAGAAACTTTTATGGATGGATAGGAGATGCGGTTCTTGTCGCCCATAATGCTTCGTTCGATATGGGGTTCCTTAATGTTGGATACAAACAAATTGGTTTAGAAAAAGCTAAGAACCCTGTAATTGATACACTAGAACTAGGACGTTTTCTGTATCCTGAACTAAAAAACCATCGACTAAATACATTAGCTAAGAAGTTTGATATTGAGTTAACACAGCATCACCGCGCAATTTATGATGCCGAAGCAACAGGATACTTGTTATTAAAGATGTTAAAAGATGCTCACGAAAAAGGAATTCAGTTCCATGATGAATTAAACGACAACATGGGAAAAGGAAATGCCTATCAGCGTGCGCGTCCGTACCACTGTACACTTTTAGCCCAAACTGAGGCAGGGTTAAAGAACTTATTTAAGCTTGTTTCCATCTCACATATTGAATACTTTTACCGTGTGCCGCGGCTTCCAAGATCAGTTCTGCAAAAATACCGAGAAGGAATTCTTGTAGGCTCTGGCTGTAATAAAGGGGAAGTGTTCGAAGGAATGATGCAAAAGTCTCCAGAGGAAGTGGAAGCTTACGCCGGTTTTTATGATTATCTTGAAGTTATGCCAAAAGAGGTCAATGCGCCTCTGATTGAAATGGAATTGGTCCGTGATGAAAAAGCCATGGAAGATATTATCGGTAAAATTGTTGCCTTGGGTGATAAATTAGGCATTCCAGTTGTGGCAACAGGTAATGTTCATTATTTAAATGAAAATGATAAAATTTACCGTAAGATTTTAGTTAATTCACAAGGTGGGGCAAACCCGTTAAATCGTCATGAGTTGCCAGACGTACACTTTAGAACCACCAATGAAATGCTTGATGCTTTTTCATTCTTAGGCAAAGACAAGGCAAAGGAAATCGTTGTGACCAATTCAAATAAAATAGCTGATATGATAGACGCTATTAAACCGATTAAAGACGATCTTTATACACCTAAAATTGAAGGTGCAGATGAAGAGATGCGTGAGATGAGCTATGCGATGGCTCATAAGATATACGGTAACCCTCTACCGGAAATTGTTGAAGCTAGATTGGAGAAAGAGCTAAAAAGTATTATTGGCCATGGATTTGCCGTTATTTACTTGATTTCACATAAACTTGTAAAAAAATCACTCGATGATGGATATCTTGTTGGTTCCCGTGGTTCAGTTGGATCCTCTCTTGTTGCAACAATGACAGAGATAACAGAAGTAAATCCACTACCACCGCACTATGTTTGTCCAACTTGTAAACATTCTGAGTTCTTTAACGATGGATCTGTTGGATCCGGATTTGATTTACCGGATAAAGATTGTCCTCAGTGTGGAGACAAATATCGAAAAGATGGGCACGATATACCGTTCGAAACCTTTCTCGGTTTTAAAGGGGACAAGGTTCCCGATATCGATTTGAACTTCTCAGGTGAATATCAGCCGCGTGCCCATAACTATACAAAGGTTCTGTTTGGTGAAGAGTATGTATACCGTGCGGGAACAATTGGTACCGTTGCTGATAAAACAGCATTCGGTTATGTGAAGGCCTATCAGCAAGATAATAACCTCCAATTACGCGGTGCGGAAGTAGAACGGCTCGCATCAGGCTGTACAGGGGTAAAAAGGACAACTGGGCAACATCCTGGTGGAATTATCGTTATACCAGATTACATGGATGTGTACGATTTCACACCAATCCAATTCCCGGCTGACGATAGAAATTCTGAATGGAAAACCACTCATTTTGATTTCCATTCCATTCATGATAATGTGTTGAAGCTTGATATACTGGGACACGATGATCCGACTGTCATTAGAATGCTTCAAGACCTAAGCGGGATCGATCCTAAAACCATTCCAACCGATGACCCTGAGGTTATGAAAATTTTTAGTGGGACGGAATCTTTAGGTGTAACGGAACAACAAATTATGTGTAAAACAGGTACACTTGGGATACCTGAATTTGGTACCCGATTTGTAAGACAGATGTTAGAGGATACAAAGCCAACAACTTTCTCTGAGCTTGTCCAAATTTCCGGTTTATCGCATGGAACGGACGTTTGGCTTGGGAATGCACAGGAACTAATCCATAACCAAATCTGTAACTTAAGTGAAGTTATTGGTTGTCGTGACGATATCATGGTCTACTTAATTTATCAGGGACTGGAACCTTCCTTTGCGTTTAAGATAATGGAGTCTGTACGTAAAGGTAAAGGGTTGAGCGAAGAAATGGAAGCAGAAATGCGGAAAAACGAAGTGCCTGAATGGTACATTGATTCATGTAAAAAGATTAAATACATGTTCCCAAAAGCACACGCGGCAGCATATGTATTAATGGCTGTTCGTATTGCCTATTTCAAAGTACATCTTCCACTCCTTTATTATGCGGCTTATTTTACAGTCCGCGCTGAAGACTTTGAAATTGAAGTAATGTCGCGAGGGCCAGAAGCAATTCGAGCAAAGATTGAAGAAATCAATGCGAAGGGCCTTGAAGCATCGAATAAAGAGAAAAACCTTCTAACGGTTATGGAACTTTCACTTGAAATGACTGAGAGAGGATTTGTATTCCAAAATTATGATTTATATAAATCGGCAGCATCAGAGTTTATTATAGAAGGGAATACACTTATTCCACCTTTCAATTCGATTCCTGGTCTAGGAACGAATGCAGCTTTTAATATTGTAAAAGCACGAGAAAATGGAGAGTTCCTATCTAAAGAAGACCTTCAACAACGTGGAAAAGTATCCAAGACAATTCTTGAGTATCTAGACAAGCAGGGTTGTCTAAATGCCTTGCCAGAAGCAAATCAGCTATCCTTGTTCTAA
- a CDS encoding isoprenyl transferase, with amino-acid sequence MFNKFRLGKKKEQSSTLRDKIEEVKKQPVPEHVAIIMDGNGRWAKKRALPRVAGHHEGMKVVRKTTMLANKLGVKTLTLYAFSTENWKRPKNEVEYIMRLPEEFLGTFLPELVENNVQVKMIGYKSQLPVHTLRAIEKAIEETKDNNGLVLNFALNYGSRAEIIDAVKQVLNDSKNGILNETDLNEDVFSSYLMTSEYKDPDLLIRTSGEIRLSNFMLWQLAYSEFWFTDVLWPDFSEEHLLEAIEAFQKRQRRFGGIL; translated from the coding sequence ATGTTTAATAAATTTAGGCTTGGGAAGAAAAAAGAACAATCTTCCACACTCCGAGATAAAATTGAAGAAGTAAAAAAACAACCTGTACCCGAGCATGTTGCGATCATTATGGATGGCAACGGGCGTTGGGCTAAGAAAAGGGCGTTACCACGAGTTGCCGGTCATCATGAAGGAATGAAAGTGGTTCGAAAAACCACCATGTTGGCAAATAAACTTGGCGTGAAGACACTCACCTTATATGCTTTTTCAACTGAAAATTGGAAACGTCCTAAAAACGAAGTAGAATATATTATGCGTCTGCCTGAAGAATTTTTAGGTACCTTTCTTCCTGAGCTAGTTGAGAATAATGTTCAAGTGAAAATGATTGGATATAAAAGTCAGCTTCCTGTACATACACTTCGTGCAATTGAAAAAGCTATAGAAGAAACAAAAGATAATAATGGACTAGTATTAAACTTTGCGCTAAATTATGGAAGCAGGGCGGAGATCATTGATGCAGTCAAACAGGTCTTAAATGATAGTAAAAATGGAATACTAAATGAGACTGATCTGAATGAGGATGTTTTTTCATCCTATCTTATGACCTCTGAATACAAAGATCCGGACCTTTTAATTCGAACAAGTGGAGAAATCCGCTTGAGTAATTTCATGCTTTGGCAATTAGCTTACTCAGAGTTTTGGTTTACGGATGTATTATGGCCGGATTTCAGCGAGGAGCACTTACTAGAAGCAATAGAAGCATTTCAAAAGCGGCAGCGTAGGTTTGGCGGCATTTTATAA
- a CDS encoding YlxQ family RNA-binding protein, which translates to MKQNQWMSLLGLANRARKIISGEELALKEIRNGKAKLVLLAADASANTTKKISDKCNSYQVPIKMVEDRHLLGQAIGKEARVVVAILDDGFAKKLVTLLD; encoded by the coding sequence ATGAAACAAAATCAATGGATGTCATTGCTTGGCTTGGCCAATCGAGCGCGTAAAATTATATCGGGTGAGGAGCTTGCCTTAAAAGAAATCAGAAATGGAAAAGCAAAGCTCGTTTTATTAGCCGCGGATGCATCTGCAAATACGACTAAAAAAATTTCAGATAAATGTAATTCCTATCAAGTTCCTATAAAAATGGTGGAAGATCGTCATCTTCTAGGTCAAGCAATTGGCAAGGAAGCCCGCGTTGTTGTAGCTATTTTGGATGATGGATTTGCAAAAAAACTGGTAACGTTGCTCGATTAA
- the rseP gene encoding RIP metalloprotease RseP: MSTVIAFIVIFGALVFFHELGHFIFAKRAGILCREFAIGMGPKVFSHKKGETTYTIRLLPIGGFVRMAGEDPEVVEIKPGYRIGLLFDKQDKVTKIILNNKEKFPNCRIVEVEHADIERDLIIKGYPEDEDESLQVFNVHSNAVIVENGVESQIAPIDRQFGSKTLGQRFMAIFAGPMMNFVLAFVVFIVIALLQGVPSNEPKLGEITPDGAAKMAGLKKGDVVQSIDGSEISSWTDVVEIIRKNPNEELDFSIVRDGNEKEVQVTPIEKTVEGKKMGIIGVYSPVEKSPVQAVKSGFTETYFWTKQIFVMLGKLVTGQFSIDALSGPVGIYKSTDEVAKSGIYYLMKWAGILSINLGIMNLLPIPALDGGRLMFFAVEAVRGKPIDRQKEGMVHFIGFALLMLLMLVVTWNDIQRFFLK, encoded by the coding sequence TTGAGTACAGTTATTGCCTTTATAGTAATTTTTGGTGCACTTGTCTTTTTCCATGAATTAGGTCATTTTATCTTTGCAAAAAGAGCAGGAATTCTTTGTCGGGAGTTTGCTATTGGTATGGGCCCAAAGGTATTCTCCCATAAAAAAGGAGAGACAACATATACCATTCGCTTATTACCGATTGGTGGCTTTGTTCGAATGGCTGGTGAGGATCCAGAGGTAGTTGAAATTAAACCTGGTTATCGTATTGGGCTTTTATTTGATAAGCAGGACAAGGTTACGAAAATCATTTTAAATAATAAAGAAAAGTTTCCTAACTGCCGAATTGTGGAAGTTGAGCATGCTGATATTGAGCGTGATTTAATCATTAAGGGATATCCTGAAGATGAAGACGAAAGCTTGCAAGTATTCAACGTACATTCAAATGCAGTAATTGTTGAAAATGGGGTAGAATCGCAAATTGCGCCGATTGACCGTCAATTTGGCTCTAAAACATTAGGACAAAGATTTATGGCTATTTTTGCTGGCCCAATGATGAACTTTGTTCTAGCATTTGTTGTATTTATTGTTATTGCTTTGCTGCAAGGTGTTCCATCAAATGAACCTAAATTAGGTGAAATCACTCCTGATGGTGCAGCTAAAATGGCTGGACTGAAAAAAGGGGACGTTGTACAGAGTATTGATGGATCAGAAATTTCAAGCTGGACAGATGTAGTTGAAATCATTCGGAAAAATCCAAATGAAGAATTAGACTTTTCAATCGTTCGTGATGGAAATGAGAAGGAAGTACAAGTTACTCCTATCGAAAAGACAGTTGAGGGTAAGAAAATGGGGATTATAGGCGTTTATAGCCCTGTGGAAAAATCACCTGTTCAGGCCGTGAAATCTGGTTTTACTGAAACTTATTTCTGGACAAAGCAGATATTTGTTATGCTCGGAAAATTGGTTACTGGCCAATTTTCAATTGATGCCCTTTCAGGTCCGGTTGGAATTTATAAATCTACAGATGAAGTAGCGAAATCAGGCATTTATTATTTAATGAAATGGGCAGGAATTTTAAGTATTAACCTAGGAATTATGAACCTATTACCAATCCCTGCACTTGATGGTGGAAGATTAATGTTTTTTGCCGTCGAAGCAGTGAGAGGAAAGCCAATTGATCGACAAAAAGAAGGGATGGTTCATTTTATCGGATTTGCCCTTCTGATGCTATTAATGCTTGTTGTTACTTGGAATGACATTCAAAGATTTTTCTTGAAATAA
- the dxr gene encoding 1-deoxy-D-xylulose-5-phosphate reductoisomerase, translating to MKTISLLGATGSIGTQTLDVIREHPTEFKLAALSIGKNIELARQMITEFQPELVSVQNKSDYITLKEEFPHIKFTFGDEGLIETAVYDKADILVNAVLGSVGLNPTLQAIECGKTIAIANKETLVTAGHLVMDAAKRNQVTLLPVDSEHSAIFQALQGEKAKNIEKLILTASGGSFRDRTRSELENVTVQEALNHPNWSMGAKITIDSATMMNKGLEVIEAHWLFDIPYDKIDVLLHKESIIHSMVEFHDSSIIAQLGTPDMRVPIQYALTYPDRLPLSTANRLNLAQIGKLHFQEMDLERFRCLHFAYMAGKKGGTMPTVLNAANEAAVAAFLDGKIRFLQIEELIEKALSTHQTIEHPSLAVIQEVDKETRQYVQSLL from the coding sequence TTGAAAACAATTAGTTTATTGGGGGCTACCGGGTCAATTGGTACGCAAACACTGGATGTTATTCGTGAGCACCCAACAGAATTTAAACTAGCAGCTCTATCTATTGGGAAAAATATTGAGCTGGCAAGACAAATGATTACTGAATTTCAACCTGAGCTTGTTTCTGTACAAAACAAAAGTGATTATATTACATTAAAAGAAGAATTCCCTCATATTAAATTTACTTTTGGTGATGAGGGATTAATCGAAACAGCAGTTTATGATAAAGCGGATATTCTAGTGAATGCCGTCCTAGGAAGTGTGGGGCTCAATCCAACTTTACAAGCGATTGAATGCGGAAAAACCATTGCTATTGCGAATAAAGAGACGCTTGTTACTGCCGGTCACTTAGTAATGGATGCAGCTAAAAGAAACCAAGTAACACTTCTTCCAGTCGATAGTGAACACTCCGCCATTTTCCAAGCTCTTCAAGGGGAAAAGGCGAAAAATATTGAGAAATTAATTTTGACTGCTTCAGGTGGCAGTTTCCGTGATCGTACAAGAAGCGAGTTGGAAAACGTTACGGTTCAGGAAGCATTAAACCACCCCAATTGGTCTATGGGAGCTAAAATTACAATAGATTCGGCTACCATGATGAATAAAGGGCTGGAAGTAATTGAGGCTCACTGGCTGTTTGATATTCCTTATGATAAAATAGATGTTCTCCTTCATAAGGAGAGTATTATCCATTCCATGGTTGAGTTTCATGATAGTAGTATCATAGCTCAGCTTGGAACACCAGATATGAGAGTGCCGATTCAATATGCACTCACCTATCCAGACCGATTGCCACTTTCTACGGCAAATCGATTGAATCTGGCCCAAATCGGGAAATTGCATTTTCAGGAAATGGATCTTGAGAGGTTTCGTTGTCTACACTTTGCGTATATGGCAGGTAAAAAAGGCGGAACAATGCCAACGGTTTTAAATGCTGCAAACGAAGCGGCAGTTGCAGCATTTTTAGATGGGAAGATTCGTTTCCTTCAAATTGAAGAATTAATAGAAAAGGCATTAAGCACTCATCAAACCATAGAGCACCCTAGCCTAGCTGTTATACAAGAGGTAGATAAAGAAACAAGACAGTATGTACAATCTCTTCTGTAA
- the rimP gene encoding ribosome maturation factor RimP, with translation MSKVTEVVEELATPIFQELGLELVEIEYVKEGKNWYLRVYIDKDTGVDIEDCGLVSERLSEKLDALDPIPHNYFLEVSSPGAERPLKKEKDFEKAIGKNVFVKTYEPIDGEKGFEGKLLEFDGQHLKIEVKIKTRKKSIEIPYEKVASARLAVVF, from the coding sequence ATGAGCAAAGTAACGGAAGTTGTAGAAGAGCTGGCTACACCAATTTTTCAAGAACTTGGCTTAGAATTAGTGGAAATTGAGTATGTGAAGGAAGGTAAAAACTGGTACCTTCGCGTATATATCGATAAAGACACTGGGGTTGATATTGAGGATTGCGGACTTGTCAGTGAACGACTAAGTGAAAAACTCGACGCATTGGATCCAATTCCCCATAACTACTTTCTTGAAGTATCCTCACCGGGTGCAGAGCGTCCATTGAAAAAAGAAAAAGATTTTGAAAAGGCAATTGGAAAAAATGTTTTTGTTAAAACATATGAACCAATTGATGGAGAAAAAGGTTTTGAAGGGAAATTACTTGAATTTGACGGCCAGCACTTGAAAATTGAAGTAAAAATCAAAACACGTAAAAAATCGATTGAAATTCCATATGAAAAAGTAGCAAGCGCAAGACTTGCTGTTGTATTTTAA
- the nusA gene encoding transcription termination factor NusA, with amino-acid sequence MSSELLDALTILEREKGISRDILIDAIEAALVSAYRRNFNQAQNVRIDLNLQNGSMRVFARKEVVDEVFDPRLEISLADAQHINPNYQVEDVVEMEVTPKDFGRIAAQTAKQVVTQRVREAERGIIYSEFIDREEDIMTGIVQRLDSKFIYVSLGKIEALLPLNEQMPNERYKPHDRIKVFITKVEKTTKGPQIFVSRTHPGLLKRLFEIEVPEIYDGTVEIKSVAREAGDRSKISVHSDNPEVDPVGSCVGPKGTRVQAVVNELKGEKIDIVKWSDDPVVFVANSLSPSKVLDVMVNENEKATTVVVPDYQLSLAIGKRGQNARLAAKLTGWKIDIKAESEARELGIYPREETIRLFDDQVDTDFDFEEDLD; translated from the coding sequence ATGAGCAGCGAATTATTAGATGCTCTTACAATACTGGAAAGAGAAAAAGGTATTTCCAGAGATATACTAATTGATGCAATCGAGGCCGCATTGGTATCAGCATACCGTCGTAATTTTAATCAGGCACAAAATGTCCGCATTGATTTGAATTTACAAAATGGGTCCATGCGCGTTTTTGCAAGAAAAGAAGTGGTTGATGAAGTATTTGATCCACGACTTGAGATTTCTCTTGCAGATGCCCAACACATTAATCCTAATTACCAGGTTGAAGATGTAGTCGAAATGGAAGTAACTCCAAAAGACTTCGGAAGAATCGCTGCACAAACAGCGAAACAAGTGGTAACTCAGCGTGTTAGAGAAGCTGAAAGAGGGATTATTTATTCTGAATTTATTGACCGCGAAGAAGATATCATGACGGGTATTGTACAAAGACTTGACTCTAAGTTTATTTATGTCAGCCTTGGTAAAATTGAAGCACTATTGCCTTTAAATGAACAAATGCCAAATGAACGTTACAAACCGCATGATCGAATCAAAGTTTTTATTACTAAAGTGGAAAAAACAACTAAAGGCCCACAAATCTTTGTATCTAGAACTCATCCTGGATTACTAAAGCGATTATTTGAAATTGAAGTTCCTGAAATCTATGACGGTACAGTAGAAATTAAATCTGTTGCTCGTGAAGCAGGAGATCGTTCGAAAATTTCCGTTCATTCCGACAACCCTGAGGTTGATCCAGTAGGTTCTTGTGTTGGACCAAAAGGAACAAGGGTTCAAGCAGTTGTAAATGAATTAAAAGGTGAAAAAATTGATATTGTGAAATGGTCAGATGATCCAGTAGTGTTCGTCGCTAACTCATTAAGCCCTTCTAAAGTGCTTGATGTTATGGTGAACGAAAACGAAAAAGCAACTACAGTAGTTGTTCCTGATTATCAACTTTCATTAGCAATCGGTAAACGCGGACAGAATGCACGTTTAGCAGCAAAATTAACCGGTTGGAAAATCGATATCAAAGCAGAAAGTGAAGCACGTGAGTTAGGCATCTATCCTCGTGAAGAAACAATTAGGCTGTTTGACGATCAAGTTGATACAGATTTCGATTTTGAAGAGGACTTGGACTAA